GCGAACTTGTCGGCTTAATCGGTTTAAATGGAGCTGGTAAAAGTACGACGATTAAACATATTATCGGTTTAATGGAACCGAAAAAAGGAACTGTCACAATTAATGGGAAAACAATTCGTGATGATATGACAGCGTACCGTTCTAGCTTTTCATTTATTCCGGAAACGCCGGTATTATATGATGAATTAACGTTAGAAGAGCATTTGAAATTAACAGCTATGGCGTATGGCGTGGATGAAAAACAATATGAAGAACGTGTAGGACAACTACTACAAGAGTTTCGTATGAAAAATCGTTTAAAATGGTTTCCATCTCATTTCTCAAAAGGGATGAAACAAAAAGTAATGATTATGAGCGCATTTTTAGTGGAGCCATCTCTTTACATAGTAGATGAACCTTTCGTTGGATTAGACCCGTTAGCGATTCAATCCCTTCTTCAAATGATGGACCAAATGAAAAAGAGTGGTGCCGGTATTTTAATGAGCACACATATTTTAGCGACGGCAGAGCGTTATTGTGATTCGTTCATTATTCTGCATCAAGGTGAAGTAAGAGCGAAGGGAACTCTATCTGAACTGCAATCACAGTTTAATATGCCAGGTGCAACGTTAGATGATATTTACATTGCATTAACGAAGGAAGAAGATTATGAATAGCACAGCGTTATGGAAAGAACGATTTCGTCAATTTCTAAAAGAAGTTCGTACATATAGTAAATACGTATTTAATGATCATTTGAAATTTATTTTCGTGTTCATCATCGGTGCGGGAGCGTATTATTACCAGCAATGGTTACAAACGTTAACAACTTCGTTTCCAACTGCGCTCGTAATGGCAGTATTAATTGGACTCGTGTTAACGGCTGGATCCATTCAAACGTTATTAAAAGAAGCGGATCTCGTTTACTTACTGCCAGTTGAAGAAAAGTTAAAACCTTACTTCACAAAGGCATTTCTTTTTACATTTATGATTCAGTTATACATAATCGCAATCGTAGCAGCTGCGCTTGCTCCGTTATACTTCCAACAAATAAAGCAAACAGGAGCTGGCTACATATGGATCGTACTCGCATTTGTCATTGTAAAAGCGTGGAATTTATTTGTAGCGTGGGAAAAGTCATTTTTAACAGATCAAAATATACAAAGGGCTGATTGGTTTATTCGTTTTATCCTAAACGGTTTATTTGTATATTTCCTTGTAGAACGTACTTCAGTTCTTTTCATTGGTGGAATCGTCCTTCTCATGGTGTTATACCTTGCTATCATGCATCAAATGGTCAAAGGAAAGCCACTAAACTGGGAGTATTTAATTTCCGAAGAAGGTAAGAAGATGATGCTGCTGTACCGCATCGCGAATATGTTCGTTGATGTACCAGCATTAAAAGAAAGAGTATCTCGCCGAAAATGGCTGGATTTCATTCTTTCGATAATCGGCGAAAAGCGTACATATTTATACTTATATACGAGAACATTTTTAAGATCAGGTAACTATTTTGGATTATATGTGCGCCTGCTCGCTCTAGGCGGAGTTATTCTTTACTTCATTCCATTTTTATATGGACGATTTATCGTAAGCCTTATCTTCCTATACTTAATCGGTTATCAGCTATTAACTTTATGGAAACATCACCGCATGAAAATTTGGCTTGATTTGTACCCAGTAGGCGGAGAAGAGAAGAAGAAAGATTTTCTTACTTTATTAAATGCAATTCTTATTACAGGTAGCGTTATATTTACAATTATATTTGCACTGGCAACGAAAGATTTCATGATGACAGGAATTTTACTTATCGTAAGCATATTATTTAGTATCGGTTTCGTTTACCAATACGGGGCGAAGCGCATTGAGCGTTTAAATTGAAAGGAATGAACCTATGATTACATACGAAGAGAAGGTTATAAAAGAATTGGAGCAGTGGAAAGCTACATTCATGAAAGATTCTTCTATGATGACACGGTTCTCCAAAAAAGTGCAGACGAAGGTGCAACAGCTCATTCCGGCGAAAGTACAAAAGGTACTAACAGAGACGATTCGTATGATGGTGCAAACGATTAGCGCCGGGTCAAACTTTATAAAGCCGAAGCTAAAAGAGACGACATGGTCACTGCAAAGACGTGACGATGAAGTTCGTAAAAAAATGGATGAGTACAAAAAAATAGCAGCGGCAGAAGGAGCAGGGACTGGAGCTGGTGGTATTCTCCTCGGTCTTGCTGACTTTCCGCTTTTACTTACAATTAAAATTAAATTTTTATTCGATGCAGCGACATTGTACGGATTTGATACGAGTAAGCAAGAAGAGCGTCTTTTTATCCTTCACGTTTTCCAACTTGCCTTTTCAAGTGACGATCACAGAAAAGAAATATGGAAAGCAATCGAAACGTGGGATACAGAAAAAGAAAATCATATGGACTGGGAAAAGTTCCAAACAGAGTACCGAGACTATATTGATTTAGCGAAAATGCTTCAGCTCGTCCCAGTAATCGGTGCCCCAGTCGGCGCATATGCGAACTATCAATTACTGCAAAGGCTTGGAGAAGTGACGATGAATTGCTATCGTATGCGATTGCTGAATAGGGATTAAAAACAAGGCGTCCTACATATGTAATGTAGGACGCCTTTTCTTAGAAGCTAAGTCCGATATAGCTAATTCCAACTATAATCAATACGATAAAAAGTACAATGATTAATGAAAATCCGCTCTTACCAGCTTGTCCCGCTTCACCGCCGCCATTACCACCAAGTCCCATATGATATCCTCCTT
This DNA window, taken from Bacillus cereus ATCC 14579, encodes the following:
- the ecsA gene encoding ABC transporter ATP-binding protein EcsA — translated: MSELLRVENVTGGYTKRPVLKDVSFSVNKGELVGLIGLNGAGKSTTIKHIIGLMEPKKGTVTINGKTIRDDMTAYRSSFSFIPETPVLYDELTLEEHLKLTAMAYGVDEKQYEERVGQLLQEFRMKNRLKWFPSHFSKGMKQKVMIMSAFLVEPSLYIVDEPFVGLDPLAIQSLLQMMDQMKKSGAGILMSTHILATAERYCDSFIILHQGEVRAKGTLSELQSQFNMPGATLDDIYIALTKEEDYE
- the ecsB gene encoding ABC transporter permease EcsB, whose translation is MNSTALWKERFRQFLKEVRTYSKYVFNDHLKFIFVFIIGAGAYYYQQWLQTLTTSFPTALVMAVLIGLVLTAGSIQTLLKEADLVYLLPVEEKLKPYFTKAFLFTFMIQLYIIAIVAAALAPLYFQQIKQTGAGYIWIVLAFVIVKAWNLFVAWEKSFLTDQNIQRADWFIRFILNGLFVYFLVERTSVLFIGGIVLLMVLYLAIMHQMVKGKPLNWEYLISEEGKKMMLLYRIANMFVDVPALKERVSRRKWLDFILSIIGEKRTYLYLYTRTFLRSGNYFGLYVRLLALGGVILYFIPFLYGRFIVSLIFLYLIGYQLLTLWKHHRMKIWLDLYPVGGEEKKKDFLTLLNAILITGSVIFTIIFALATKDFMMTGILLIVSILFSIGFVYQYGAKRIERLN
- the ecsC gene encoding ecs operon protein EcsC gives rise to the protein MITYEEKVIKELEQWKATFMKDSSMMTRFSKKVQTKVQQLIPAKVQKVLTETIRMMVQTISAGSNFIKPKLKETTWSLQRRDDEVRKKMDEYKKIAAAEGAGTGAGGILLGLADFPLLLTIKIKFLFDAATLYGFDTSKQEERLFILHVFQLAFSSDDHRKEIWKAIETWDTEKENHMDWEKFQTEYRDYIDLAKMLQLVPVIGAPVGAYANYQLLQRLGEVTMNCYRMRLLNRD
- a CDS encoding YjcZ family sporulation protein — encoded protein: MGLGGNGGGEAGQAGKSGFSLIIVLFIVLIIVGISYIGLSF